The DNA window ACCGTGTTTCTGAAGATGGAGAGCTCACAACCCACCGGTTCCTTCAAAATCCGTGGAATAGGATACATGTGTCAAAATGTGAGGAAAAACATGGCTGCATTTCATAAAATCAAGCACCACGATATTTTTGGAATAAACATACAAAGCTGCTAAATGTCTAACGAATGTTGTTGCATTTCAAAATTAGCATAAGATTGTGTAACATCGATCACTGAATCAACGTTTACGTCCTGCACACCCAATATATTGCGCGTTCACACTGCCCTCTAGGGCTTATCAAAGGAACGATTGCATACTATTCtgataaacattacattttattttatgttcctTTATAAGGTTGCAAGTTCAAACAAGTCGAGAGGTGTCATTTGTTCTTCTGGTGAGTGaaatggtaaaaatttaattgtatttcCATGGGCATTTTTGGCCCTGGGGCTCTTTAGAAAACAAACTTAAAACAATTTTCACAATGTCACTTATTTAACATGAATATATTAAAtgatatacaccgatcaggcataacattatgaccaccttcctaatattgtgttggtcacccttttgctgccaaaacagccttgacccatcgaggcatggactcctctagacccctgaaggtgttcTGTGGTATcttgcaccaagatgttagcagcagatcctttaagtcctgcaAGTTgggaggtggggcctccatggatcggacttgtttgttcagcacatcccacagatgctcaaatGGATTGAGATCttgggaatttggaggccacgtcaacacctcaaactcgttgttgtgctcaaaccattcctgaactatttttgctttgtggcggtgtgcattatcctgctgaaagagtcCACAGCCACCAAGGAATACCCGTTTCCAcaaaagggtgtacatggtctacAACAATTCTtcggtaggtggtacgtgtcaaagtaacatccacatggatggtttcccagcagaacatttcccaaagcatcacactgtcTCTGCTGGCTTGCCTtctagtgcatcctggtgccatgtgttccccaggtaagcgacgtaCACGCCATCCGaccatccatgtgatgtaaaagaaatcttgattcatcagaccagaccaccttcttccattgctccgtggtccagttctgaagATCTCGTGCCCACTATTGCCGCTTTCGGCGTGGaaaggggtcagcatgggcaccttgactggtctgcagctatgcagccccatacgcaacaaactgtgaagcactgtgtattctgacacctttctatcagaaccagccttaacttcttgagcaatttgagctacaggagctcgtCTGTTGTATCGGACCACACGAGCCAACCTTTTCTCCccatgtgcatcaatgagccttggctgcccatgaccctgtcgccggttcaccacggttccttccttggaccacttttgatagacactgaccactgcagaccaggaacaccctacaagagctgcagttttggagatgctctgacccagtcgtctagccatcacaatttggcccttgtcaaactcactcaaatccttacacttgcccatttttcctgcttctaacacatcaactttgaggacaaaatgttgacttgctgcctaatatatcccacccactaacaggtgctgtgatgaagatataatcagtgttattcatttcACCTgccagtgctcataatgttatgcctgatcggtgtattgTGTTTAACAGCATTCTGTaatggaaattacattttaaacattttctctctgtctctgtgcgTACACATAGGTGGTAATGCTGGTATGGCCACAGCATATGCAGCAAGAAAACTCAACCTGCCTGCCACTATTGTTTTGCCCTCAGCGACACCCCAACTGGTAGCTCAAAAACTTAAGGACCAAGGAGCTACAGTCAAAGTTGTGGGCAAGGCAAGAGCAAAGTACCATCAAAGATATCCTAAATGCCTTTATTCCAGATATGATGCAGTTAGGATAAGATAACATATCTTAAATCATTTACATAACAGGTTTTTATGTGATGTTGTAGGTGTGGGATGATGCAAATGCTGAGGCCTTACGATTAGCAGAAAGTGAAGGTCTTACTGTAATACACCCGTTCAACCATCCTCTGGTCTGGTGAGTTTGTAgatataaaatttaataaataaaataactcaAGGAATTCGATAATGTAGAGCCCTTCttggttttatatttcacaCAAATGAAAAgctgttaaaaatatatatctgttTCTTAGGAAAGGTCATTCCAGCATTGTGCATGAACTCAAGGCCTCGCTGCCATCCAAACCTGGAGCTATAGTGCTTTCGGTAGGGGGTGGAGGTCTGTTTTGTGGGGTGATGGAAGGGCTAATTGAGGTAGGCTGGGGTAATGTGCCTGTCCTGTGCATGGAGACCGTGGGTGCCGACTGTCTAAATGTTGCTCTGAAATCCAGAGATCTGGTCACACTGCCTGATATTACAAGGTATAAATTAACAAATCATATTGAATTCATAAACAATTTTTTGTTTGCATATCTGACTGTTTCTGAAATTGACCGCTTGCAAGTGAAGCAACGTGTTTAGGAGCAAAAACGGCATGCCAGCAGGCGTTTGAGTACAGCAAACGGCCCAATGTCATTTCAGAGGTGGTGACAGATCTACAGGCCCTGGAGGCAGTGGAACTGTTCCTGGGTAAGTTCATCGCTATGATTAAGCCCATCAAACAactcaataaaaacaaaactcgATTTGCGACCGATTACTTTATACTACATGCAGATGAGGAGCGTGTGTTGGTGGAGTTAGCCTGCGGAGCATCATTGGCTGCAGTATACAGCGGAGTCATTCAGAGGTTACAGGAGGAGGGACGCCTTCCTAAACCGCTCGACCCGCTGGTAATGATTGTGTGTGGGGGTGGCAGTGTGAACCTGGCTCAGCTTCGACATCTACAGGCAGTCATACGGAAATGACCACATCTGTACACAGAAAAATGGTCAATGCATCTGCTTTGAGTAGCGCTGACATGTTGTGTTGCATAAATCAAAAGATGATATGGATAATCTGCTGTATTTCAAACAGCTGAGAGTAAATTGCTTTCAAAACTATTCTTTGGATTTTCTGTAACACCTTGTTTTAGTGAAATGCTGTTTGTGTAATAAATCCTTTTGATGGAGCAGGATGATGTTACTTACCACCTGTAACCAGCAGGTGGTGCTAATGTCTTTCGTTTTGATATGCAAGTGAACATTAAGGCAAGACACTTcaggctatttatttttttttatttttatgcactgatacattttgagattttgggtTGTTTGGATATTCATAGAGTGTTGTTTCAGACTTGTGAAAAGAAAACATCCGAAGtatcaatttaaatgttttattttatagttgcgggagttgtggcctaatggttagagtcagactggtaacccaAAGATTGTGGGTTCAGTTCTCAATACCGGCAGGAAATGATTGAGCTGCCCTGGatcaaggcacctaacccccaatcactccccggGCGCCACAGCAAAAttgctgcccactgctccgggtgtgtgtgtccacagtttgcagtgtgtgtgtgtgtgtgtgttcactactcactactcctaatgtgtgggCACTaactggatgggttaaatgcagaggacaatttccgagtatgggttaccatacttggcctcacttttatttttattgcactttatctatttgtaTGTATCTATCTGTATTCTGAAGGATTTTTTACAAAAGAGTTAGTTCATATATCATttgcctgattttatacaacattttattcctaaaaacatggtgatttttttttccctctggctgttgacagtattttctgatttaaaaaaaaaagagagatatccaaaatcccctATGTAAAAACTTTGAATCTAAAATGTgagcaaaataaaacaagaattgtTAAAACCTGGCATTATTCAGTGTTCAGATAAATCATCTGGAGAagtatggtgtttttttttttgtttttttttaattttttttttttattatttatcataTTCACCTGAAGTGTCTTGCCTTAAAGAATGAccagtgttgttgtttttttatttatttatttaggacAGTGTActctgtaaaaagtaatacgctATTATCTACTCCCAttttggcaacagattacaagcaatattattagttaatttcAACAAATggaattgagttagaattaatcaaattccttaaatgtcaaccatttaataaaatttaaacaaaaatatctgaataacagacagaaatcaaagatgaattaagaacgctttattttttattgccaacattgaagacacctgatgataacaagcagaatcactgaatcaCATGAATTAACAGAGGTGATCACCATTCATGGTAATCAGTGTTTCTTgtagttgggcagtttgactctttgctttttatgtcagtttttgtttttttcaatggtgtttgctaattttacacattttaaatggttgacttttaaggaattgatttgattaattctaaATCCATTtttatatgttgaatttaattaataatattgcttgtaaaCTGTTGCCACAATTATAGTGAGTAGCATATTACTTTTACAGTGTGCTGCGTTTACACCGAACGTGTCTGGGGCGTCAAATTCGCGCCAGACAcgtctagttggacgcttgaacattttgaagtcagacaCTTCAGACGCGCGTAAAATTCGCGCGTCTAAATaaagtgtgttcagacgcgaattcgcgtcatgggaggggctttcatctctttctgcacagatcctctgaataaacacataatctcgtcagttggaaacctgtagcggcaggggcggatctagaaaattatttatagggtggcatgaggtctatgaggggtggcaacaccaaagcaagcgcccatgcatagtttttggagatttatggcctgacatacacaattgtgttcacaaacattgcattaccaaaataaataacaagatttcaatatccatcatggcaccaagtaaagacactatatgaaaaaaaatcaacagatttaaaatgtgtCTGACCTTGTATCACTGaaggagatgagcagttttatcaattttacaaAGGTTACTTCGATGGCATAAATCACTTGTTTTAGTGCAAgttaaagaacaacaaaaacttGTAGATTCTGTTATTAACAGAGGtgggaatgtctgtgtgtgttcacccagaACAGCCTATCAACTACAtactctagcaacaccccagcaattGCAGCAAGAgcccagcaaccacccagaatctcctagcaaccacctagcaacactttagcaatcaccaaactatttatgttttttaaacaagactttaagttggctttatGACAAGCCAGCATAAATTTGtctttcaaactttttaatcttgaaatgaaacaattcaacattttcttacaactataaacacaatctcaaAACTATGCACCAACTTGTACAAACCTCAAActtccaggtcaaaataa is part of the Chanodichthys erythropterus isolate Z2021 chromosome 18, ASM2448905v1, whole genome shotgun sequence genome and encodes:
- the sdsl gene encoding serine dehydratase-like — translated: MSKQSGFHVVTPLLESTGMSKRMGTTVFLKMESSQPTGSFKIRGIGYMCQNVASSNKSRGVICSSGGNAGMATAYAARKLNLPATIVLPSATPQLVAQKLKDQGATVKVVGKVWDDANAEALRLAESEGLTVIHPFNHPLVWKGHSSIVHELKASLPSKPGAIVLSVGGGGLFCGVMEGLIEVGWGNVPVLCMETVGADCLNVALKSRDLVTLPDITSEATCLGAKTACQQAFEYSKRPNVISEVVTDLQALEAVELFLDEERVLVELACGASLAAVYSGVIQRLQEEGRLPKPLDPLVMIVCGGGSVNLAQLRHLQAVIRK